Proteins encoded in a region of the Antedon mediterranea chromosome 2, ecAntMedi1.1, whole genome shotgun sequence genome:
- the LOC140040083 gene encoding thiosulfate sulfurtransferase/rhodanese-like domain-containing protein 2 — translation MYSNEKGDAISSKPGVTVRQKKLARKKAFGLFEASKKLKSCLDGRQWVCCGQNFVVPKSMHTHVSNEHSAEINNQVELLLQNPDLLTRRLHVSNIGATQPSEIATAKYDNNHTFPWLPSEVDVNIKTASAEERGCQVLLFYNYCNLDNPEDICLWQKQLCQRLQLTGKIRVASEGINGTVGGRITATELYIDALILHPAFQNINKEDFKVSKGTGDDFTQGLSVKVCNEIVQMGISPSCLSHVDAGNHITPSEFHEELERSKGNDNNIFIDCRNYYESKVGKFEGAVTPDIRKFSYWPEYVDQNLSLFQDKKVIMYCTGGIRCERGSAYLKSKGVCKDVVQLKGGIHRYIEQYPNGYFKGKLFVFDDRYTISTNDSIVAECSYCSKPFDKYQPCSSKHCHQLVLSCDQCRVCGKTACCEMCQEKATRRQEGTKVVEECSCTKKRRRIPTD, via the exons ATGTATTCAAATGAAAAGGGTGATGCAATTTCTTCAAAGCCCGGAGTTACTGTCCGTCAAAAGAAACTGGCCCGGAAAAAG GCTTTTGGTTTGTTTGAAGCGTCTAAAAAGTTAAAATCGTGTCTTGATGGGAGGCAATGGGTTTGTTGTGGACAGAATTTTGTTGTACCAAAATCAATGCATACTCATGTATCAAATGAGCACAGTGCAGAGATAAACAATCAAGTTGAACTTTTACTGCAAAATCCAGATTTACTCACAAGAAGGCTGCACG TTTCAAATATAGGAGCTACTCAGCCATCAGAAATTGCAACAGCCAAATATGACAACAACCATACATTTCCATGGTTACCAAGTGAAGTCGATGTAAATATAAAAACGGCGTCAGCTGAGGAAAGAGGTTGCCAGGTTCTTCTATTCTACAACTACTGCAATTTGGATAATCCCGAGGATATATGTTTGTGGCAAAAACAGCTGTGTCAAAGGTTACAGCTAACTGGAAAG ATCCGTGTTGCTAGTGAAGGTATTAATGGAACCGTTGGAGGTAGAATTACTGCAACAGAATTGTACATAGATGCTTTGATTTTACATCCAGCTTTTCAAAACATTAACAAAGAagattttaaa gTAAGTAAAGGAACTGGAGATGATTTTACGCAAGGACTATCCGTTAAAGTTTGTAATGAAATTGTACAAATGGGTATTTCACCATCGTGCCTCAGTCATGTAGATGCAG gaaATCACATAACACCTTCTGAGTTTCATGAAGAATTGGAAAGAAGCAAAGGAAATGACAATAACATATTTATAGATTGCAGAAACTATTATGAAAGTAAAGTT GGGAAATTTGAAGGAGCTGTAACACCTGACATACGTAAATTTAGTTACTGGCCCGAGTACGTTGATCAGAATCTATCTCTATTTCAAGACAAGAAGGTGATCATGTACTGTACTGGTGGCATACGCTGTGAAAGGGGATCTGCATACCTAAAATCAAAG GGTGTTTGTAAAGATGTTGTACAGTTAAAAGGTGGAATACACCGCTACATAGAGCAGTACCCAAATGGGTATTTTAAAGGAAAACTGTTTGTGTTTGATGATCGATATACAATTTCAACCAATGATAGCATTGTAGCAG aATGTTCATACTGCAGTAAACCATTTGACAAGTATCAGCCATGTAGCTCCAAACACTGCCACCAACTTGTTCTGTCATGTGATCAGTGTCGTGTATGCGGTAAGACCGCATGCTGTGAGATGTGTCAGGAGAAAGCTACGAGGAGACAAGAGGGAACCAAAGTTGTGGAAGAATGTTCTTGTACAAAGAAACGAAGGAGGATACCGACGGATTGA